A genomic stretch from Pseudanabaena sp. ABRG5-3 includes:
- a CDS encoding cupin domain-containing protein, with translation MHNIYELPLELPNLEIFEAIASSQDVLIERIISTGQTTPKGQWYDQERDEWVILLKGEAEIAYDDDTRVKLQAGDYLMIPKHQKHRVEYTSSQPPCIWLAVHGKLAT, from the coding sequence ATGCACAATATCTATGAGCTGCCTCTAGAGCTACCAAACCTAGAAATATTTGAAGCGATCGCCTCTAGTCAAGATGTTCTGATCGAGCGCATTATTTCTACAGGGCAGACTACACCAAAAGGACAATGGTACGACCAAGAGCGTGATGAATGGGTGATTTTGCTCAAAGGCGAGGCTGAGATTGCCTACGATGATGATACTAGAGTCAAGCTACAGGCTGGTGATTATCTGATGATTCCTAAACACCAAAAACATCGCGTTGAATATACCAGTAGTCAACCACCCTGTATCTGGCTAGCAGTACATGGAAAACTAGCAACTTAG